A section of the Fusarium falciforme chromosome 8, complete sequence genome encodes:
- a CDS encoding Carboxylic ester hydrolase encodes MMLFTTTLAVFGPLLHYSCTTSAAAVPQVSLEDYGTFSGIPISNTLSKHKLPQEVDAWLGIDYAQQPIGKRRFRPLEAQADAFEGVKNASQYGPVCLQDLKYPYPDEQSEACLSFNVYRTHGIPLSKKLPTLVWIHGGGFASFSARDIDGAAFVASSAEPVVVVSFNYRLNAFGFLPSDLFKRQGLMNLGLQDQHFFLEFLQRHLSAFGGDPDQITLGGLSAGAHSTAFHYFHNYGVDKNKPLFARAILQSGSPTARAFPPPEYPRYKKDFAALMSHINCSVDVEDLEQLSCLIKAPAERIREVATKRYEDAKDQLDWPWQPALGGLFLERSGSDSGINGTFHHLPIITTYTTDEGKYYTPGNLETNDDFIQFWHRMSPDLNVTDLAILNQLYPDPVAHPDSPWAMSPNSTQYNRISASWSDMAYICPSRETASRTSAAGVPTWRLRFNTPDYPLAAQSWRGIPHASDFAYLWNDPAVPYRDTAQIYYSYINSFVLTGDPNRHRREGAVEWPQYGGRGGKQIVVNPGDFTVVEVDNARPLQCAFWNEPERAPRLNK; translated from the coding sequence ATGATGTTGTTCACAACTACTCTGGCCGTTTTTGGCCCTCTTCTGCATTACTCCTGCACCACTTCAGCCGCAGCTGTTCCCCAAGTTAGCCTCGAAGACTACGGTACCTTCTCTGGGATTCCTATATCAAACACCTTGAGCAAACATAAACTACCGCAAGAGGTTGATGCGTGGCTCGGCATTGACTACGCCCAGCAACCTATCGGAAAGAGGCGATTTCGCCCTTTGGAAGCACAGGCCGACGCTTTCGAGGGAGTCAAAAACGCCTCTCAATATGGCCCAGTCTGTCTTCAAGACTTGAAATATCCCTACCCCGACGAACAAAGCGAGGCCTGTTTGTCCTTCAACGTTTATCGCACCCACGGCATTCCTCTCAGCAAAAAGCTGCCTACCTTGGTTTGGATTCACGGTGGTGGCTTTGCGTCATTTTCTGCACGCGATATAGACGGCGCTGCTTTTGTCGCGTCGTCCGCAGAGCCGGTAGTTGTCGTTTCCTTCAACTATCGACTTAATGCCTTTGGATTTCTCCCAAGTGACCTTTTCAAGCGCCAGGGTCTCATGAACCTTGGGCTCCAGGATCAACACTTCTTCTTGGAGTTTCTGCAGCGCCATCTGAGCGCTTTCGGTGGAGATCCTGATCAGATCACACTTGGCGGTCTCTCAGCCGGTGCTCACTCTACCGCATTCCACTACTTCCATAATTATGGCGTGGATAAGAATAAACCGCTTTTCGCAAGAGCAATTCTTCAATCTGGTTCTCCTACTGCTCGAGCGTTTCCACCTCCCGAGTACCCTCGCTACAAGAAAGACTTTGCGGCCCTGATGAGCCATATTAATTGCTCAGTTGATGTCGAAGACTTGGAGCAATTGAGCTGCCTCATTAAGGCACCAGCTGAGAGGATTAGAGAAGTGGCCACAAAGCGATATGAAGATGCCAAGGATCAATTGGACTGGCCGTGGCAACCGGCACTTGGTGGACTTTTCCTTGAGAGATCGGGGTCGGACAGCGGCATCAACGGAACATTCCATCATCTGCCCATCATAACTACCTACACCACAGACGAGGGCAAGTATTACACACCAGGCAACTTGGAGACCAACGACGACTTTATCCAGTTCTGGCACCGTATGAGTCCCGATCTCAATGTCACCGATCTCGCCATCTTGAACCAGCTCTACCCAGACCCAGTTGCGCACCCCGATTCTCCCTGGGCCATGTCTCCAAACAGCACGCAGTACAATCGCATCTCAGCGTCGTGGTCTGACATGGCCTACATCTGTCCCAGCCGCGAGACAGCCTCCAGGACATCTGCAGCGGGTGTTCCGACGTGGAGGCTCCGTTTCAACACGCCCGATTATCCCTTGGCAGCACAGTCCTGGCGCGGCATCCCCCATGCCTCCGACTTTGCGTATCTCTGGAATGATCCGGCCGTGCCGTACAGGGATACAGCCcagatttattatagttacaTCAATAGTTTTGTGCTCACGGGAGACCCCAATCGCCACCGGCGAGAGGGAGCCGTCGAGTGGCCGCAGTATGGAGGTCGAGGCGGGAAGCAGATTGTTGTGAACCCGGGCGACTTCACGGTGGTCGAGGTGGACAATGCCCGGCCTTTGCAATGCGCGTTCTGGAACGAACCTGAGAGGGCGCCAAGACTCAACAAGTAG
- a CDS encoding MFS domain-containing protein translates to MVSWKEAFALSTEAVDAATPPGTVHIHREHEHTDHELATIPPLTDDPRDPLNFPAWRKLAALIVAALYGFAANYTSGVIAPAFQLWPYNFPNDPRSYSELTTLISVHVLFLGAANIWWVPFSNWIGRRPVLLVATLLMALSTLWCGLSTSYNSLLAARIFQGIGGAAADSVAPALVGDLYPVHQRGRAMALYTIMLCAGPLAGGLSGGYIVFRHGWKALFWVSLALSGLCCLGVALFVPETLYERSFAGETIPATNPEKQIDQEEQVEYKQPTGTSQDHGTYKPFTIAQALGFNRPRGSLARQFLQPWKTLALPGTWVVMLHYAGLVGGIVTISTIGSQIVAQPPYLWGANAGLINVGALVGTVVGYLYTHMLADVSLVKKANTKRHGVAEAEDRLPTLFFPLAVATCGFFVFGFCAQYPGSKQWIGLEVGYGMLSFGLMQVPSVGFNYLIDSYHSLAADCFTMVTILRAIIAFAWTYFVADWIHDRGAAEPFGIFGMLMGLFSLLTVPLWMYGKRMRIATAAQVQRW, encoded by the exons ATGGTGTCTTGGAAAGAGGCATTTGCCTTATCTACTGAGGCTGTTGATGCAGCTACTCCTCCTGGAACTGTTCATATTCATC GCGAGCATGAACACACTGACCATGAGCTTGCGACCATCCCACCCTTGACCGACGACCCTCGAGATCCTTTGAACTTTCCAGCTTGGAGAAAGCTCGCCGCCTTGATCGTTGCCGCTCTCTATGGATTTGCCGCCAACTACACAAGTGGTGTCATCGCACCGGCTTTCCAGCTCTGGCCATACAACTTCCCGAACGATCCGAGATCGTATTCCGAGTTGACTACCCTTATTTCT GTCCATGTCCTGTTCCTTGGTGCAGCCAACATCTGGTGGGTTCCTTTCTCCAACTGGATAGGACGACGCCCCGTGCTTCTCGTTGCTACGCTCCTGATGGCACTGAGCACTCTCTGGTGTGGACTCTCCACGTCGTACAACTCTCTCCTTGCAGCTCGCATCTTTCAGGGCATCGGAGGTGCAGCTGCAGACTCAGTTGCTCCGGCTCTTGTCGGAGATTTATACCCTGTTCACCAACGAGGAAGAGCAATG GCACTCTACACCATCATGCTCTGCGCGGGCCCTCTCGCCGGAGGGCTTTCCGGAGGCTACATCGTGTTCCGTCACGGCTGGAAAGCCCTCTTCTGGGTTAGCTTGGCCCTCTCTGGGCTCTGCTGTCTTGGGGTAGCGCTCTTTGTGCCCGAGACGCTTTATGAGAGAAGCTTCGCAGGCGAAACGATCCCAGCGACGAATCCTGAGAAACAAATCGACCAAGAGGAGCAAGTGGAATACAAACAGCCAACTGGTACGAGCCAGGACCACGGAACCTACAAACCCTTCACGATTGCTCAGGCGTTAGGTTTTAATCGCCCTCGTGGAAGCCTGGCACGACAGTTTCTGCAGCCATGGAAAACTCTCGCACTACCAGGCACATGGGTAGTGATGCTCCATTACGCTGGTCTGGTTGGCGGCATCGTCACCATCTCAACCATTGGCTCGCAGATAGTTGCCCAGCCGCCTTACCTCTGGGGCGCCAACGCAGGTCTCATCAATGTTGGCGCGCTCGTTGGAACCGTTGTCGGATACCTCTACACCCACATGCTCGCCGATGTCAGCCTGGTGAAGAAAGCAAACACCAAGCGACATGGAGTAGCAGAGGCTGAGGATCGACTTCCTACACTCTTCTTTCCACTTGCTGTGGCAACTTGCggcttctttgtctttggaTTCTGCGCTCAGTATCCAGGCTCAAAGCAATGGATTGGTTTGGAAGTTGGGTATGGAATGCTCTCTTTTGGGCTCATGCAAGTCCCATCTGTAGGATTCAACTAT CTCATCGACTCGTACCACTCTCTCGCGGCGGACTGTTTCACCATGGTAACGATCCTGCGGGCTATCATTGCCTTTGCATGGACTTACTTTGTGGCTGATTGGATCCATGATAGGGGTGCAGCTGAGCCTTTTGGTATCTTTGGTATGCTGATGGGTTTGTTTTCATTGTTGACAGTACCGCTTTGGATGTATGGAAAGCGCATGAGGATTGCAACAGCCGCTCAGGTTCAACGATGGTAG
- a CDS encoding CVNH domain-containing protein, with amino-acid sequence MVNFHLSSEDIELEDGHILVAKCGNGDGDMVESRLDLDYYIGNDDGSFSWGGENFSGSAEDIELSIEGDDNVPILRAKLNPVDGDPVDADLNLAERIGNDNGVLVFVQF; translated from the exons ATGGTCAACTTCCACCTTAGCTCCGAGGACATTGAGCTCGAGGACGGCCACATCCTCGTCGCCAAGTGCGGCAACGGTGACGGCGATATGGTTGAGTCTcgtctcgacctcgactACTACATCGGCAACGATGATGGTAGCTTCTCCTGGGGCGGTGAGA ACTTCTCGGGCTCCGCTGAGGACATTGAGCTCAGCATCGAGGGCGACGACAACGTCCCCATCCTCCGCGCCAAGCTCAACCCCGTCGACGGCGACCCTGTCGATGCCGACCTGAACCTCGCCGAGCGCATCGGCAACGACAACGGCGTCCTTGTCTTTG TTCAGTTCTAA
- a CDS encoding EthD domain-containing protein, which translates to MARFTSLFAVFTVLFGATLAACAPSNTGLLQMVTYVKRRPDFTQEEFWKYWETQHAPKVVPLATYFNITRYQQVQVGGKIVPTAGGASAPESNELVDFDGIAMFLYKSADVLTEMLSHPYYIEVVEPDEHKFIDKAAYGNGMVATYIGKHIEAVDKGRDVWVGDKTTLEKYQKIFNTYL; encoded by the exons ATGGCTCGCTTCACATCACTCTTCGCCGTCTTTACGGTCCTGTTTGGGGCCACTCTTGCTGCGTGCGCCCCCTCCAACACTGGCCTCCTCCAGATGGTCACCTACGTTAAGCGCCGCCCTGATTTCACCCAGGAGGAGTTTTGGAAGTACTGGGAGACCCAGCATGCTCCCAAGGTTGTGCCTCTGGCCACCTACTTCAACATTACCCGCTACCAGCAG GTCCAAGTTGGAGGCAAGATTGTTCCCACTGCAGGTGGGGCCTCTGCCCCAGAGTCCAACGAGCTTGTCGACTTTGACGGCATCGCCATGTTCCTGTACAAGTCCGCCGATGTCCTGACCGAGATGCTCTCGCACCCTTACTACATCGAGGTCGTTGAGCCCGATGAGCACAAATTCATCGACAAGGCGGCTTATGGAAACGGCATGGTTGCCACTTACATTGGCAAGCACATCGAGGCCGTTGACAAGGGCAGGGATGTCTGGGTGGGCGACAAGACCACTCTTGAAAAGTACCAGAAGATCTTCAACACGTATCTGTGA
- a CDS encoding LigB domain-containing protein: MAQLTPVHFFSHGSTMMLGEESEAADYWKKAGDQALANKIKGVVMMGAHWDALGDRIEVATNPQPGKSPVAYVHPSKYVDYKLNPDLETAERCISLLANAGFDVSGNPTFEWIHDTYLILIRMFPNGCPPTTLISMNGRFDPHYHMKVGQALRCLRSEGYLIIGSGGAVHNLYRNIWGPMVKYTDNFGQETPPEPWALEFRQAVEDVIKNNTGPHLRRAMTRLMKHPLYRDAHATDDHFMAAVFVAGAVGDEEDEGVYGELKAETWELTNMCNSQFTFGSWPRTVATA; encoded by the exons ATGG CTCAGCTAACACCAGTCCACTTCTTTTCCCATGGGTCGACCATGATGCTGGGGGAGGAATCCGAAGCAGCAGACTACTGGAAGAAAGCTGGCGACCAGGCATTGGCCAACAAGATTAAGGGTGTTGTCATGATG GGAGCCCATTGGGATGCTCTCGGCGATCGAATCGAAGTCGCTACGAACCCTCAGCCTGGAAAATCTCCTGTCGCATACGTCCACCCTTCAAAATACGTCGACTACAAGCTTAACCCCGACCTGGAGACGGCCGAGCGGTGCATCTCGTTGCTTGCGAATGCCGGATTCGATGTCTCCGGAAACCCGACCTTTGAATGGATCCACGATACGTATCTTATCTTAATCCGCATGTTCCCCAACGGCTGTCCGCCCACTACTCTCATCTCCATGAATGGCCGCTTCGACCCCCACTACCACATGAAAGTCGGCCAAGCACTACGATGTTTGAGGAGTGAAGGATACCTCATCATCGGATCCGGTGGAGCTGTACACAACCTTTACCGCAACATCTGGGGTCCCATGGTCAAGTACACAGACAATTTCGGGCAAGAAACGCCTCCGGAACCCTGGGCCTTGGAGTTTCGACAGGCAGTCGAAGATGTGATTAAGAACAACACGGGGCCTCATCTCCGACGCGCAATGACGCGACTGATGAAGCACCCGCTCTACAGAGACGCGCACGCGACAGATGATCACTTCATGGCTGCCGTGTTTGTCGCTGGCGCTGTcggtgatgaggaggatgagggagTGTATGGGGAGCTCAAGGCGGAGACATGGGAGTTGACAAACATGTGCAATAGCCAGTTCACGTTTGGGAGTTGGCCAAGGACAGTTGCAACGGCATAG
- a CDS encoding PepX-C domain-containing protein: protein MPNQIKDIHTVDDTSFPYIFEQNATVTLKSGSGLVRCNVYRPKGSDRVPVLVTYGPYGKDIHYKDFHPKSFSEVNPQHKSDHSAWETPDPGFWTTHGYAVVRADERGLGQSPGLLDTMSRGTSEAFFDVVEWAAEQSWSSGKVGLLGISYYAGSQWRVAARKPKGLSAIVPWEGMSDYYRDRCRHGGILSNGFIKFWWNRQVITNQYGRPGRSSRNWGPDTIEGDLPEEELEANRQDQTKDNLENRFRDEPYYASKEYDMGDIEVPLLSVGNWGGILLHLRGNIEGYTHAGSKFKYLRMITGRHDLPFYYEEEVNVQLSFLDAFLKGDDQVGWSQEGKVPPVSLVLRKGNVGFNDAEKEKVYPRREENEWPIARTQYTKLFLTPDLGLSWNGPNSDRKKLSYRALGTLEKPEFLQFSTAAFESETEITGHVVAHLNVSVTPDPTGPTPSDIDLFVTIRHIDPSGQEVFYTGTAGDPVPVTKGWLRTSLRQVDQQNHKHREWLPHRNYTSKDVLPVIQGEIYAVDIEVWPTNVVVEKGGKLVFEVSSGDTQGSGIFLHDDPTDRSPETFQGLNNIHFGPQFQNYITLPIIPS from the exons ATGCCTAATCAGATCAAGGACATCCACACCGTGGATGATACATCCTTTCCCTACATCTTTGAGCAAAACGCCACAGTTACCCTCAAATCCGGGTCTGGTTTAGTCCGATGCAACGTCTATCGTCCTAAGGGTTCTGATCGGGTGCCTGTTCTGGTCACCTACGGTCCATATGGAAAAGACATTCACTACAAAGA TTTCCATCCCAAGTCTTTTTCAGAGGTCAACCCTCAGCACAAGTCTGATCATTCAGCATGGGAAACCCCAGATCCAGGTTTCTGGACGACGCATGGGTATGCCGTTGTTCGGGCAGATGAGAGGGGTCTCGGGCAGTCCCCTGGTCTCCTTGACACCATGTCTAGGGGCACGAGCGAGGCGTTTTTTGACGTGGTCGAATGGGCCGCAGAGCAGTCATGGTCCTCGGGCAAGGTTGGCCTCTTGGGTATTAGCTACTACGCCGGAAGCCAATGGCGAGTAGCTGCCCGTAAGCCCAAAGGTCTGAGCGCTATTGTGCCCTGGGAGGGAATGTCAGACTACTACCGGGACAGATGCCGTCACGGAGGAATCCTTTCCAATGGCTTTATCAAGTTTTGGTGGAATCGACAGGTTATCACGAATCAGTATGGACGTCCAGGTCGAAGCTCGCGAAACTGGGGTCCTGACACGATTGAGGGCGATCTACCCGAAGAGGAACTCGAGGCAAACCGGCAAGACCAGACCAAGGACAACCTGGAGAATCGCTTCCGAGATGAACCTTACTACGCGTCCAAGGAGTACGACATGGGTGACATCGAGGTGCCCTTGCTGTCTGTCGGCAACTGGGGAGGCATTCTACTTCACCTTCGAGGAAACATTGAAGGCTATACTCACGCCGGATCAAAGTTCAAGTACCTTCGAATGATCACTGGTCGTCATGATCTTCCTTTCTACTACGAAGAAGAGGTCAATGTGCAGCTCAGCTTCTTGGATGCCTTTCTCAAAGGCGATGACCAAGTCGGCTGGTCCCAAGAGGGCAAGGTTCCCCCTGTAAGCCTTGTTCTGCGCAAGGGAAACGTCGGCTTCAACGacgccgagaaggagaaagTTTATCCTCGCCGTGAGGAGAATGAATGGCCAATCGCGCGGACCCAGTACACAAAGCTCTTCCTTACGCCGGACCTAGGCCTTTCCTGGAACGGGCCAAACAGCGACCGAAAGAAGCTATCTTATAGAGCTCTTGGCACGCTAGAGAAACCTGAATTTCTCCAATTCTCGACAGCAGCTTTTGAGTCAGAGACGGAGATTACAGGACACGTTGTTGCCCACCTCAACGTCTCAGTTACTCCAGATCCCACGGGACCAACACCGAGCGACATTGACCTGTTCGTCACAATCCGCCACATAGACCCATCAGGACAGGAGGTCTTTTACACGGGCACCGCGGGAGACCCTGTGCCCGTGACCAAAGGTTGGCTTAGGACATCGCTGCGGCAGGTCGATCAGCAGAACCACAAGCACCGCGAGTGGCTTCCCCACCGAAATTACACCAGCAAGGATGTCTTGCCTGTGATACAGGGTGAGATCTATGCCGTGGACATTGAGGTCTGGCCAACCAATGTCGTGGTTGAAAAGGGTGGCAAGCTAGTGTTTGAGGTGTCATCAGGAGATACTCAGGGATCGGGCATCTTTTTGCATGACGATCCGACAGACAG GTCTCCGGAGACTTTCCAGGGGCTCAACAATATTCACTTTGGACCCCAATTTCAGAACTACATCACGCTGCCTATCATTCCAAGCTAG
- a CDS encoding FAD-binding-3 domain-containing protein, which produces MTGTSEAAPLKILVVGAGIGGLTAALGLRQQGHEVTLFERSHLAKETGAAIHLAPNCHGILRRFGVFPETFGANPVNGVTEYDAAGKLKFDNDLSKALRIWQHPWVLSHRVQLHEDLKKLAVSFEGVGTPAVLQTSSQVVDVDPSTATVKLADGTSISGDLVLGADGVSSITRQIVVGPGVKPYGSGKSAFRFMIPCEKIGKNPITKEFLDRQGYLTMWMGDDRRLIMYPCSNNTVMNLVGIHPSEISAAASKGDGWGQGGSKELLLDVYKGFEQRVRSLLELVDSSELKVWTLLDMERIPTWHKERLVLLGDAAHPFLPHQGQGGGIAIEDAASLCALLPRGTRRDDIADRLALYEKLRDYRAHKVQEFTRQAGMDLNDENRGDFNIMEFMGYNFGHDEWHNSTRALKELLWSRNGGVYWRSPVSFGPMPSPRQDHYGRPIPTQDSRFTTYKLRFKTSATHLKTLLPTPAFSFYQPGTIAEASFQCTELKDLKWLGGGGYNFFGLWIHGVQYEKKDGSKLRGSFLAVLLESLTDPIVTGREELGMPKIYCDIDVEKQDSTTSIRCSWRGATFVEMALDGLGKEANVLTNGAIGNPPPPEEGLLVYRYVPAVGNPGVADAAYPVFLQNGLANNPPEVDKVTVGSGGRLAFTEGNWENLPTLHHIAAGFSEIPVYDIVESKVEEGHGVDDLAHARRVE; this is translated from the exons ATGACCGGCACCTCAGAAGCAGCCCCCTTGAAGATTCTAGTGGTTGGAGCAG GCATTGGAGGGTTGACTGCAGCTTTGGGCCTCCGTCAACAGGGCCATGAAGTGACG TTGTTTGAACGTTCCCACTTAGCCAAGGAAACTGGAGCAGCTATTCATCTCGCCCCGAACTGTCATGGCATCCTCAGGAGGTTCGGGGTTTTCCCCGAAACCTTTGGAGCAAATCCAGTCAATGGA GTAACGGAATATGATGCTGCTGGAAAACTCAAATTTGACAATGACCTGTCAAAGGCGCTTCGCATTTGGCAGCAT CCCTGGGTGCTGTCTCATCGTGTTCAGCTACATGAAGACCTAAAGAAGCTTGCTGTATCCTTTGAAGGCGTAGGCACACCGGCTGTCCTTCAAACATCAAGTCAGGTTGTGGATGTTGATCCATCGACTGCCACAGTCAAGCTTGCCGACGGAACGTCAATCTCTGGTGACCTAGTCTTAGGTGCAGATGGCGTCAGC TCAATCACACGACAAATTGTTGTTGGACCAGGTGTCAAGCCCTATGGATCAGGAAAGAGCGCTTTCAGGTTCATGATTCCCTGCGAAAAGATCGGAAAGAACCCGATCACCAAGGAATTTCTAGATCGACAGGGCTATCTGACAATGTGGATGGGTGACGACAGGAGACTGATCATGTATCCTTGCTCCAACAACACCGTGATGAATTTAGTGGGCATCCACCCGAGCGAAAtttctgctgctgcctccAAAGGAGATG GCTGGGGCCAAGGGGGAAGCAAGGAACTACTCCTCGATGTGTACAAGGGCTTTGAACAAAGGGTTCGATCCCTTTTGGAGTTGGTTGATAGCAGCGAGCTCAAGGTCTGGACCCTTCTTGACATGGAGCGCATTCCGACTTGGCACAAGGAGCGACTAGTCCTGCTAGGAGATGCCGCACATCCGTTTTTACCTC atcaaggacaaggag GTGGCATTGCTATTGAAGACGCGGCATCTTTGTGCGCACTGCTCCCACGAGGCACCCGTAGGGACGATATTGCAGATCGCCTTGCTCTTTATGAGAAACTTCGTGACTACAGGGCTCACAAGGTTCAAGAGTTTACTCGACAGGCCGGCATGGATCTCAATGATGAGAACCGCGGCGACTTCAACA TCATGGAGTTCATGGGCTACAATTTTGGCCATGACGAGTGGCACAACTCGACACGGGCACTGAAGGAGCTCCTGTGGTCTCGAAATGGCGGTGTTTACTGGCGGTCCCCTGTTTCCTTTGGGCCCATGCCCAGTCCACGCCAGGATCACTATGGGCGTCCAATCCCCACTCAAGATTCGCGATTCACGACCTACAAACTTCGGTTTAAGACTTCTGCCACGCATCTCAAGACCCTCCTACCGACACCTGCATTCAGCTTCTACCAACCGGGAACCATTGCCGAAGCCAGCTTTCAATGTACCGAGCTCAAGGATCTCAAGTGGCTTGGTGGAGGTGGCTACAATTTCTTTGGCCTCTGGATCCACGGTGTACAgtatgagaagaaggatgggAGCAAGCTCCGCGGTTCGTTCCTTGCAGTCCTTCTCGAGTCTCTGACCGACCCCATCGTTACTGGCCGAGAGGAATTGGGCATGCCAAAGATCTACTGCGACATTGATGTTGAGAAGCAAGATTCCACTACCAGCATCCGATGCAGCTGGAGAGGCGCAACCTTTGTCGAGATGGCCTTGGATGGTCTCGGGAAAGAGGCAAACGTATTGACCAACGGAGCAATCGGCAATCCCCCTCCCCCAGAAGAAGGACTCTTGGTCTACAGATACGTGCCGGCCGTTGGAAATCCCGGAGTCGCAGATGCAGCTTACCCAGTATTTCTCCAGAATGGGCTGGCGAACAACCCGCCAGAGGTTGACAAGGTGACTGTTGGTAGTGGAGGGCGGCTCGCCTTTACGGAAGGAAACTGGGAGAATCTGCCAACTCTTCACCATATTGCCGCTGGATTCTCGGAGATACCGGTTTATGACATTGTTGAGAgcaaggtggaggagggacaCGGTGTTGATGATCTCGCGCATGCAAGGCGGGTTGAGTAG
- a CDS encoding Cupin-2 domain-containing protein, whose protein sequence is MALQGNLSHPKRYITSHNSDGKAIIDSSVPEEAPFYELPDKVASFASCYVTREFPVQLDQGADLKSYQDFLSSPPGLTVSTGTVLRYVDMSPGTTSPMHRTVSLDYGVVLEGEVELILDSGETRLLKRGDICVQRGTMHAWRNTSDKGWARMLYVLQPSTPITVEGKQLGEDYGTMQGVKASK, encoded by the coding sequence ATGGCACTTCAAGGAAACCTCAGCCACCCCAAACGCTACATCACCTCCCACAACAGCGACGGAAAGGCGATCATTGATTCGTCCGTCCCCGAGGAAGCACCCTTCTATGAGCTCCCAGACAAGGTCGCTTCATTCGCCTCATGTTATGTCACCCGAGAATTCCCTGTGCAACTTGACCAAGGGGCGGATCTGAAGTCCTACCAGGACTTCCTCAGTAGTCCTCCAGGGCTGACAGTTTCGACGGGCACTGTCCTACGCTACGTCGACATGAGCCCTGGAACCACTTCTCCTATGCACCGCACCGTGAGCCTCGATTATGGGGTTGTTCTGGAGGGAGAGGTTGAGCTCATTCTGGACTCTGGAGAGACTAGATTGCTGAAGAGGGGTGATATTTGCGTGCAGCGAGGTACTATGCACGCGTGGAGGAATACTAGCGACAAAGGCTGGGCTAGAATGCTCTACGTTCTGCAGCCATCGACACCAATTACTGTGGAGGGAAAGCAACTTGGTGAGGATTATGGTACCATGCAGGGGGTCAAGGCATCAAAATGA